The proteins below are encoded in one region of Lactuca sativa cultivar Salinas chromosome 3, Lsat_Salinas_v11, whole genome shotgun sequence:
- the LOC111909138 gene encoding PHD finger protein MALE MEIOCYTE DEATH 1 translates to MSIPIIKMIGANSSSKKRKMKSAKYYGLQNFLQPGCPISLSGSFRDNVRRFLQECGQPEDYKVEGMPIWCTFLVHENRGFVLPLYTFEECVNNSLQPLCDHCRCSGWSHHFVSKRKYHFIIPIDNEWNKPIKDGVLDLQTHILHGLIHCNGFGHLLCINGIEGGSNFICGREVMDLWDRICTTLHTRKISVVDVSKKRKMDLRLLYGISYGHTWFGRWDYKFCHGSFGVTKEKYEQALQILSTLELNNIIQDLKNCSIKKTISRYRDLSDTQLATIRDLFRFMISLKFRTPQIKDSKPKPRLTSINKSTMKEKQARCRKFSNLAAKLDSRWHVRRLEHVAKVVVDALKEKKSENRNGMSRQEVRDTARQHIGDTGLIDYVLKSMNNVIVGSYVVRRAVNSTTGVLEYSLQDTLENITQEPEETDRVDSVIPKYKTGSGSDVYRDLTFLYYHLLLNSDSDVVVFAVRTVLDSKNFSKEWPFQDDADEYLRFICRVIPLVTTELNLETGLYKRKNSVGEELVVPLHATVHDLKAAAEAAMRDTYCIMENLKVREIVELEGVDEDEVIFGALESGSEISVRGSGVDLLTTSDLNYEGGADNWVVNCKCGAMDDDGERMVACDLCEVWQHTRCSGIDDSEVVPPLFMCYKCCDSIGPHMKHDGTGFTDWMMMPVVTNAHSNLFY, encoded by the exons ATGTCGATTCCCATCATCAAGATGATTGGAGCTAATAGTAGCAgtaagaagaggaagatgaaATCTGCAAAGTATTACGGATTACAGAATTTTCTTCAGCCTGGTTGTCCGATCTCTCTGTCTGGTTCGTTTCGAGACAATGTCAGGAGATTTCTTCAAGAATGTGGTCAGCCTGAGGATTACAAAGTTGAAGGAATGCCGATATGGTGCACCTTTCTCGTTCATGAAAATCGGGGTTTTGTGCTTCCGTTGTATACTTTTGAAGAATGTGTTAACAACTCACTTCAACCACTCTGCGATCACTGCCGATGCTCAG GTTGGAGTCACCATTTTGTCTCAAAGCGAAAGTATCATTTCATCATCCCTATTGACAACGAATGGAACAAACCAATCAAAGATGGTGTTCTTGATCTTCAAACTCACATTTTACACGGTTTAATCCACTGCAATGGATTCGGTCACCTTCTATGCATCAATGGCATCGAAGGTGGGTCCAATTTCATCTGTGGCAGAGAAGTTATGGATCTTTGGGATCGTATCTGCACCACTCTTCACACCAG GAAAATAAGCGTTGTGGATGTCTCAAAGAAGAGAAAAATGGACCTCAGGCTACTTTACGGGATATCATATGGACACACCTGGTTTGGTAGATGGGACTACAAATTCTGCCATGGAAGCTTTGGAGTTACAAAGGAAAAATACGAACAAGCACTTCAAATTCTAAGCACTCTTGAACTCAACAACATCATTCAAGATTTGAAAAACTGTTCAATCAAGAAAACGATCTCCCGATATCGCGATTTAAGTGATACCCAACTGGCAACAATCCGTGACCTCTTCCGATTCATGATATCACTCAAATTCAGAACCCCACAAATCAAAgattcaaaaccaaaaccaagatTGACTTCAATCAACAAGTCTACAATGAAGGAGAAACAAGCAAGGTGCAGAAAGTTTTCCAATTTGGCTGCAAAATTAGATAGCAGATGGCATGTGAGACGCCTTGAACACGTTGCTAAAGTGGTAGTCGATgctttaaaagaaaagaaatccgAAAACCGGAATGGAATGAGTAGACAAGAGGTCCGGGATACAGCTAGGCAACACATCGGGGACACGGGTTTGATTGATTACGTCTTGAAATCGATGAATAACGTGATTGTAGGCAGTTACGTGGTCCGGCGTGCGGTCAATTCCACCACCGGTGTACTCGAGTATTCACTTCAAGACACACTCGAAAACATAACTCAAGAACCGGAGGAGACTGACCGAGTTGACTCGGTGATTCCGAAGTATAAAACCGGTTCCGGGAGCGACGTGTATAGAGATCTCACGTTTCTGTATTACCACCTTTTGTTGAATTCCGATTCCGATGTCGTTGTGTTTGCGGTGAGGACTGTTCTCGACAGTAAAAATTTCAGTAAAGAGTGGCCGTTTCAAGATGATGCCGACGAGTATTTACGGTTTATCTGTCGGGTGATTCCATTAGTGACAACGGAATTGAATCTAGAAACGGGATTATACAAAAGGAAGAATTCAGTTGGGGAGGAATTGGTGGTTCCGCTGCATGCCACCGTTCATGATCTGAAAGCCGCTGCGGAGGCCGCCATGCGGGACACTTATTGCATCATGGAGAATCTGAAGGTGCGGGAGATTGTGGAATTGGAAggtgtggatgaggatgaggtgATATTTGGGGCGTTGGAATCGGGATCGGAGATTTCGGTTCGTGGTTCCGGCGTTGACTTGTTGACTACGAGTGATTTGAACTATGAAGGTGGGGCGGATAATTGGGTGGTGAACTGTAAATGTGGTGCTATGGATGATGATGGTGAGAGGATGGTGGCTTGTGATCTTTGTGAGGTGTGGCAGCATACCCGATGCAGCGGAATTGACGATTCCGAAGTTGTCCCGCCACTTTTTATGTGTTACAAATGTTGCGATTCCATTGGTCCACATATGAAGCATGATGGGACAGGTTTTACCGACTGGATGATGATGCCTGTTGTTACGAATGCACATAGCAATTTGTTCTACTAG